The Daucus carota subsp. sativus chromosome 7, DH1 v3.0, whole genome shotgun sequence genome window below encodes:
- the LOC108193391 gene encoding uncharacterized protein LOC108193391 encodes MEVPRKKEIKEDVMVESDRGWWLTDFQKDLTENSEIVFVPYFELAIRLTDDYDNLGWLKIDPPKFWFVDKAVRREHSHTDSDPPCSHVHSNPDPLRRCFHFYTNSVDMIKVKDIHFCKYPLFCCSASIGSTIYCVGGDKDIDADVNAIFSELIGPPITSNPHNFSRTVPRNNLSHKIGSLDPRDRKICWMLDNAPTLFSPRYLPKIVAVGEKIYLFGGNRLPVNNLDYVPFAEVFDPEAAPIKCFPICDPPFPSRIGQGILFVAPFLGRYGERKILVMSRAIYIDPPLGADAAAIYDIPTDTWEPFYDPDRWQLLHHTHDIIGAPIPVAHQDSIYWLGGRFEESPIRIASYNWKTKHFWKGTIYGLQHESPFDYINDSSKILLHLNRDLFYLVWDDLVSVSTSDDDRDHDHTHIHFTLLRVCREDPPSTSLSAFVVGCFSYILPLTCDVERAYVLKASKGILS; translated from the exons ATGGAGGTTCCAAGAAAGAAAGAGATTAAGGAGGATGTGATGGTGGAGAGCGACAGGGGGTGGTGGTTGACGGACTTCCAGAAGGATTTGACGGAAAATAGCGAGATAGTGTTTGTGCCCTATTTTGAACTGGCAATCAGATTAACGGATGATTACGATAACTTGGGTTGGTTGAAGATTGATCcaccaaaattttggtttgtagATAAAGCTGTTCGCCGTGAACATTCGCACACAGATTCAGATCCGCCTTGTTCTCACGTCCATTCCAATCCTGATCCTCTCCGCCGTTGTTTTCATTTCTATACAAATTCTGTGGATATGATAAAGGTAAAGGATATACATTTTTGCAAATATCCTCTCTTTTGCTGTAGTGCGTCTATTGGATCCACCATTTATTGTGTCGGTGGTGATAAAGACATCGATGCCGATGTCAATGCTATTTTTTCTGAGCTAATCGGACCTCCAATCACATCTAATCCTCACAATTTCAGTAGAACAGTTCCTCGGAATAATTTGAGTCATAAGATTGGCTCACTTGACCCTCGTGATAGAAAAATTTGTTGGATGCTTGACAATGCACCTACCTTGTTTTCCCCTAGATACCTCCCTAAGATTGTGGCTGTGGGAGAGAAAATTTATCTGTTTGGTGGTAATAGGTTGCCTGTCAACAATCTAGATTATGTCCCGTTTGCTGAGGTCTTTGATCCGGAAGCAGCACCAATCAAATGTTTCCCTATCTGTGATCCTCCTTTTCCTAGTAGGATTGGTCAAGGTATTCTGTTTGTAGCTCCCTTCCTCGGCAGATATGGTGAAAGAAAAATTCTTGTCATGTCTCGGGCCATTTACATAGACCCTCCCCTAGGCGCCGATGCTGCAGCCATATATGATATTCCCACAGATACATGGGAGCCTTTCTATGACCCTGATAGATGGCAGCTGTTACATCACACCCATGACATTATTGGGGCACCCATCCCGGTTGCTCATCAGGACTCCATCTACTGGTTGGGGGGTAGATTTGAGGAAAGCCCCATCCGCATTGCTTCTTATAATTGGAAAACTAAACACTTCTGGAAAGGTACCATCTATGGTTTACAACATGAATCGCCTTTTGATTACATCAATGACTCCTCCAAGATACTGCTTCATCTCAATCGGGATCTCTTTTATCTCGTCTGGGATGATTTGGTATCCGTCTCCACTAGTGATGATGATCGTGATCATGATCATACACATATCCATTTCACCCTTTTAAGGGTTTGCAGGGAGGATCCTCCTTCTACCTCTTTGTCAGCTTTTGTGGTAGGTTGTTTTTCTTACATTTTGCCCCTGACATGTGATGTCGAACGAGCCTATGTCTTGAAG GCGTCAAAGGGGATATTATCTTGA